The following coding sequences are from one Haploplasma axanthum window:
- a CDS encoding iron-containing alcohol dehydrogenase, which produces MKIISRIYQKILKIGSYFLDFSEPIVINYEDSINDCLEIIKNEKVSNIFIVTDKNIIKLGLINSLLELLGKEKNKYNIYDEVSPNPTVKQVEVAYYQYLNTNSEVVIVVGGGSPMDLAKAILVRKAKPKKTLDQFKGILKVRKKLDCLIAIPTTVGTGSEATIAAVVTNEETKEKYAIMDPCLIPKYAILDPNLLRKLPKSIISTTGMDTLTHAIEAFIGNSNTRKTKEYSKEAIKIVFNDLEKAYNGDFSSLKEMQYASYKAGVAFTRAYVGNVHALSHALSAYYHLPHGYTNAVILPHILKYYGKKVDKKLSVIYDYLYEDRNLSKSEKAKFIIDKIENMNKNMDIPRGFKGIIKDEDIDSIINHAYHEANPLYPVPVIFSKNDFRKIITEINK; this is translated from the coding sequence ATGAAAATTATATCAAGAATATATCAAAAGATTCTTAAAATTGGTTCCTATTTTTTAGATTTTAGTGAACCAATTGTTATTAACTATGAAGATTCAATAAATGATTGTTTAGAGATTATTAAAAATGAAAAAGTAAGCAATATTTTCATTGTAACGGATAAGAACATCATTAAATTAGGGTTAATAAATAGTTTGCTAGAATTACTTGGAAAAGAAAAAAATAAATATAACATTTATGATGAAGTTAGCCCTAACCCAACTGTTAAACAAGTGGAAGTTGCATATTATCAATACCTTAATACAAATAGTGAAGTAGTAATTGTTGTTGGCGGTGGCTCACCTATGGATTTAGCTAAAGCAATTTTAGTTAGAAAAGCGAAGCCTAAGAAAACATTAGATCAATTTAAAGGAATTCTAAAAGTAAGAAAAAAACTTGATTGCTTAATTGCGATACCAACAACCGTTGGAACAGGTTCAGAAGCAACGATTGCTGCGGTTGTTACTAATGAAGAAACAAAGGAAAAATATGCAATTATGGATCCTTGTTTAATACCTAAATATGCAATATTAGATCCAAATTTATTACGTAAATTACCAAAAAGCATTATTTCAACAACAGGAATGGATACATTAACGCATGCAATTGAGGCATTTATTGGTAATAGTAATACTAGAAAAACAAAGGAGTATTCTAAAGAAGCCATTAAAATAGTTTTTAATGATTTAGAAAAAGCTTATAATGGTGATTTTTCTTCTTTAAAAGAAATGCAGTATGCATCATATAAAGCAGGAGTAGCATTTACAAGAGCTTATGTTGGAAATGTTCATGCTTTATCTCATGCTCTAAGTGCATATTATCATTTACCACACGGATATACAAATGCTGTAATATTACCACATATTTTGAAGTATTATGGTAAAAAAGTTGATAAAAAATTAAGTGTAATATATGATTATCTTTATGAAGATAGAAATCTCTCAAAAAGTGAAAAAGCAAAGTTTATTATTGATAAAATCGAAAATATGAATAAAAATATGGATATTCCAAGAGGTTTTAAAGGGATAATTAAAGATGAAGATATTGATTCTATAATAAATCATGCATATCATGAAGCAAATCCTTTATATCCAGTACCAGTTATATTTTCAAAAAATGATTTTAGAAAGATTATAACAGAAATAAACAAATAA
- a CDS encoding peptidylprolyl isomerase — MKKLLIIFVLFSFILTGCSKGKNNPVVTIKVKGYDEVIKIELYREIAPITVENFIDIATTGYYEGSTFHRVIKDFMIQGGQGKTSLKPIKGEFASNGVKNDLKHVRGVISMARTNVKDSATSQFFIVHKDSPHLDGEYAAFGMMIEGFETLDLIANIQTDFNDMPVVSIVIEKVEVKL; from the coding sequence ATGAAGAAGTTATTAATAATATTTGTTTTATTTAGTTTTATACTAACTGGATGTTCAAAAGGTAAGAATAATCCTGTTGTAACAATTAAAGTAAAAGGTTATGATGAAGTAATAAAGATTGAATTATATAGAGAAATTGCTCCTATTACAGTCGAAAATTTTATTGATATTGCAACTACTGGATATTATGAAGGAAGTACATTTCATCGTGTTATTAAAGATTTTATGATTCAAGGCGGTCAAGGAAAAACTAGTTTGAAACCAATTAAAGGGGAATTTGCTAGTAACGGTGTTAAAAATGACTTGAAGCATGTAAGAGGAGTTATATCAATGGCAAGAACTAATGTTAAAGATTCGGCAACTAGCCAATTCTTTATTGTTCATAAAGATAGTCCACACTTAGATGGTGAATATGCAGCATTTGGTATGATGATAGAAGGCTTTGAAACTCTTGATTTAATAGCAAATATTCAAACAGATTTTAATGATATGCCAGTAGTTAGTATTGTTATTGAAAAGGTTGAAGTTAAATTGTAA
- a CDS encoding phosphatase PAP2 family protein, with amino-acid sequence MDKIDISIVKWIQSNLRSNFMDYLMYMITQIGSSYFFIVLVVLLYWLVDKRFAYKFFFAFVGSALFNSIFKVIVKRVRPYTYEGITDIFETTHGYSFPSGHSQATGVIYYSMMDEYGKKNKVVKGLLIATLILVPFSRVYLGQHFLTDVLVGALIGLIVSHFMFKLFDKMKDKEHIYPLYAIPVIIIALLFFVGKDYGSYKDLFVAGGGYIGFTISYALEKLYVKHNVVTNITNKVLKALIGLVSTFAIYFILKEVFPDQSLIFDFIRYLIVTCYAGLAVPFIFTKIFKNK; translated from the coding sequence ATGGATAAAATAGATATAAGTATTGTTAAATGGATTCAAAGCAATTTAAGAAGTAATTTTATGGACTATTTAATGTATATGATTACTCAAATTGGAAGCAGTTATTTCTTTATAGTTTTAGTAGTTTTATTATACTGGCTAGTAGATAAAAGATTTGCATATAAATTCTTTTTTGCTTTTGTAGGTAGTGCATTATTTAACAGCATTTTTAAAGTAATAGTTAAAAGAGTAAGACCATATACTTATGAAGGAATCACTGATATTTTTGAAACAACTCATGGCTATTCATTCCCAAGTGGTCACTCACAAGCAACAGGTGTTATTTATTATAGTATGATGGATGAGTATGGGAAAAAGAATAAAGTAGTAAAAGGATTATTAATAGCAACTTTGATTCTTGTGCCATTTTCAAGAGTATATTTGGGACAACACTTTCTAACTGATGTTTTAGTTGGAGCACTTATTGGTTTAATTGTTTCACACTTTATGTTTAAATTGTTTGATAAAATGAAAGATAAAGAACACATTTATCCTTTATATGCAATTCCAGTTATTATTATTGCTTTATTATTTTTCGTAGGTAAAGACTATGGAAGTTATAAAGATTTATTTGTTGCTGGTGGTGGATATATAGGTTTCACTATTTCATATGCTCTTGAAAAACTATATGTTAAACATAATGTTGTAACAAATATTACAAACAAAGTTTTAAAAGCTTTAATAGGACTTGTAAGTACGTTTGCTATTTATTTTATTTTAAAAGAAGTATTTCCAGATCAAAGTTTAATTTTTGATTTCATTAGATATTTAATTGTTACTTGTTATGCAGGACTTGCAGTTCCATTTATATTCACAAAAATCTTTAAGAATAAGTAG
- a CDS encoding DUF3137 domain-containing protein has protein sequence MKLKEIEQKRIEIYKKTKTTIIIGIGLIVGSFLLFVIIAANMAFDRGPLLIIILLTTFFCGAVIAGIGSNQQKKFKNEIKNKLIDLDDFSEIKNLTYDANKHIEEKTIEEVKILQNPDRVRGEDLVTGTYKDIYFEVSDIKLSDRDSDGNEHTYFEGVWYTFKLPQNFNSTIKVMKMHNFSRKIFKVETEMYEFNKRFKQYTDNQNLYFKIMKPIFIEKIIELEDKYKSKISFAYINDYFYLAMEDRKEFLKVDLSNEINEKTIKNFKEDIREILQFIDEFYYNQNGILID, from the coding sequence ATGAAACTAAAAGAAATAGAGCAAAAAAGAATAGAAATATATAAGAAAACAAAAACTACAATTATTATCGGTATAGGATTAATAGTTGGAAGTTTTCTTTTGTTTGTTATAATTGCAGCAAATATGGCTTTTGATAGAGGTCCTTTATTAATTATTATTTTATTAACTACTTTTTTTTGTGGTGCTGTTATTGCAGGAATAGGCAGTAATCAACAAAAAAAATTTAAAAATGAAATAAAAAATAAGTTAATTGATTTGGATGATTTTTCTGAAATTAAAAATTTAACATATGATGCAAATAAACATATTGAAGAAAAAACAATTGAAGAAGTGAAAATCTTACAGAACCCTGATAGAGTTAGAGGTGAGGATTTAGTTACTGGGACTTATAAGGATATTTATTTTGAGGTTTCTGATATTAAACTATCAGATAGAGATAGTGATGGTAATGAACATACATATTTTGAAGGTGTTTGGTATACATTTAAGTTGCCTCAAAATTTTAATAGTACAATAAAAGTTATGAAAATGCATAACTTTTCGAGAAAAATATTTAAAGTTGAAACTGAAATGTATGAATTCAATAAAAGATTTAAACAGTATACTGATAACCAAAATTTGTATTTCAAAATTATGAAACCAATATTTATTGAAAAAATAATTGAGTTAGAAGATAAATATAAATCAAAAATTTCATTTGCATATATTAATGATTATTTTTATTTAGCAATGGAAGATCGAAAAGAATTTTTAAAAGTAGATTTAAGTAATGAGATTAATGAAAAAACAATTAAAAACTTTAAAGAAGATATTAGAGAAATTCTACAGTTTATTGATGAATTTTATTATAACCAAAATGGTATATTAATTGACTAA
- a CDS encoding extracellular solute-binding protein encodes MLKNKKLIIFPLFMFILLILSSCTSKNKKLLILNWGEYINDELVAKFEEENDVEVVISIAESNELFYSKIKSGTTVYDLVVPSDYMIEKMMEKELLQEIDFTKLTNYDQEENPYMPGVLNIQKQMVKDNEKYAVPYFWGTFGLMYNKQKQGLEQSIIENGWNAYFNDSLLPANTRKGMYNVSRYAYAAAMYYNQTSANEFSDALSKKAEADLKAANINEWGTDSLKKGIVANNLDLAFVYTGDFLDMLYVQLDDGKKLEEMTFDIHIPENTIAFMDAFVIPKKARNVDLAHKFIDFFLDSNNALANASVVGYATPLVNSYNEIVNPKDNDDWSLSWAYANNKYYPKDEIKGIPLKNFQQDILDKINQMVNRVKIS; translated from the coding sequence ATGTTAAAAAATAAAAAATTAATTATCTTTCCTTTATTTATGTTCATACTACTTATTTTATCTAGTTGTACTTCTAAAAATAAGAAGTTATTAATCCTTAATTGGGGTGAATATATTAATGATGAATTGGTTGCAAAATTTGAAGAAGAAAATGATGTTGAAGTAGTAATTAGCATTGCTGAATCAAATGAATTATTTTATTCAAAAATTAAAAGTGGAACGACAGTTTATGATTTAGTTGTACCATCAGATTATATGATTGAAAAAATGATGGAAAAAGAATTGTTACAAGAAATTGATTTTACAAAACTTACAAATTATGACCAAGAAGAAAATCCATACATGCCTGGTGTATTAAACATTCAAAAACAAATGGTTAAAGATAACGAAAAATATGCAGTTCCATATTTTTGGGGAACATTTGGTCTAATGTATAATAAACAAAAACAAGGCTTGGAACAAAGTATTATAGAGAATGGATGGAATGCATATTTTAATGATAGTTTACTTCCTGCAAATACTAGAAAAGGTATGTACAATGTTTCAAGATATGCATATGCAGCAGCAATGTACTATAACCAAACAAGTGCAAACGAGTTTAGTGATGCATTAAGCAAAAAAGCAGAAGCTGATTTAAAAGCAGCAAATATTAATGAATGGGGAACAGATTCTCTTAAAAAAGGAATTGTTGCTAATAACTTAGATTTAGCATTTGTTTATACCGGAGATTTTCTTGATATGTTATATGTTCAGTTAGATGATGGTAAAAAGTTAGAAGAAATGACTTTTGATATTCACATTCCTGAAAATACGATTGCTTTTATGGATGCATTTGTTATTCCAAAAAAAGCTAGAAATGTTGATTTGGCACATAAGTTTATTGATTTCTTCTTGGATTCTAATAATGCTCTTGCTAATGCATCTGTAGTTGGATATGCAACACCGCTTGTTAATAGTTATAATGAAATAGTTAATCCAAAAGATAATGATGATTGGTCATTATCATGGGCATATGCAAATAATAAGTACTATCCTAAAGATGAAATTAAAGGAATTCCTCTTAAGAATTTCCAACAAGATATCTTAGATAAAATAAATCAAATGGTTAATCGCGTTAAAATCAGTTAA
- the smpB gene encoding SsrA-binding protein SmpB — protein MKIISRNKTANYNYFIEDKYEAGIKLVGSEIKSIRLGKVSLNEAFITFKDNEAFVSNMHIATYDQANRYNHQETRPRKLLLHKNEILKLFSKSREQGYSVIPLSLYLKEGLAKVEIALAKGKKDYDKREDLKKKDQDMRLKKTVNRYK, from the coding sequence ATGAAAATAATTTCAAGAAACAAAACCGCAAACTATAATTATTTCATTGAAGATAAATACGAAGCAGGAATAAAACTAGTAGGAAGTGAAATAAAGTCAATACGGTTAGGAAAGGTTAGTTTAAATGAGGCATTCATTACTTTTAAAGATAATGAAGCATTTGTTAGTAATATGCATATTGCAACATATGACCAAGCAAACAGATATAACCACCAAGAAACTAGACCAAGAAAATTACTTTTACATAAAAACGAAATTTTAAAACTCTTTAGTAAGTCAAGAGAACAAGGCTATAGTGTTATTCCTTTATCATTATATTTGAAAGAAGGATTAGCAAAAGTTGAAATTGCACTTGCTAAAGGTAAAAAAGATTATGACAAACGTGAAGATCTTAAAAAGAAAGATCAAGATATGCGTTTGAAAAAAACTGTTAATAGGTATAAATAA
- a CDS encoding helix-turn-helix domain-containing protein — translation MTLGEKVTKLRKEKAMTQEQLAEILDVSRQSVSKWEQDIAYPETDKIIKIAKLFDVSLDYLLLDREIDEKPRKISFSKGFNYEYKSKKKILGMPLIHINIGFGKVAKGFISIGFISKGIISLGLISLGFLSMGLFSLGLISLAVFSLGIISLGAISFGVIAIGAIAIGVFSIGAVSVGYFSVGALAIGKYGAYGDTARALIAIGDTKSFGSMFSGNLESAKNNKELIINVLDNDTPKLLKLFKDWFLSITGLFRK, via the coding sequence ATGACTTTAGGAGAAAAAGTAACAAAACTAAGAAAAGAAAAAGCAATGACACAAGAACAATTAGCTGAAATACTTGATGTATCAAGACAATCAGTATCAAAATGGGAACAAGATATTGCTTATCCAGAAACAGATAAAATAATTAAGATAGCAAAATTGTTTGATGTTTCACTTGATTATTTACTATTAGATAGAGAAATAGATGAAAAACCAAGAAAGATAAGCTTTAGTAAAGGATTTAATTATGAATATAAAAGCAAGAAAAAGATATTAGGCATGCCACTTATTCATATTAATATTGGATTTGGTAAAGTAGCAAAAGGCTTCATATCAATTGGATTTATATCAAAAGGGATCATTTCATTAGGACTTATTTCGTTAGGTTTCTTATCAATGGGACTTTTCTCACTTGGTCTAATAAGTCTTGCAGTATTTTCGTTAGGAATTATAAGCCTAGGTGCAATATCTTTTGGAGTTATTGCAATTGGAGCAATAGCAATCGGTGTTTTTAGTATTGGAGCTGTATCCGTTGGATATTTTTCTGTTGGTGCGCTAGCTATAGGAAAGTATGGTGCTTACGGTGATACAGCAAGAGCACTTATAGCAATTGGTGATACTAAATCATTTGGATCTATGTTTAGTGGTAATTTAGAAAGTGCTAAGAATAATAAAGAGTTAATCATTAATGTTTTAGATAATGATACACCTAAACTTTTAAAGCTGTTTAAAGATTGGTTTTTAAGTATTACAGGATTATTTAGAAAGTAG
- the rnr gene encoding ribonuclease R: protein MKNVYLKFHELKERKVHEDELGKLDLQELKYLYYDSPYYILKDNIFIGSVDKKENFAFLRQPDEDIYIDKKEIRSLMSNDIVLVELKKGEAYIKEILKRGLEIIIATVQRRRKSFKYFTDKPLFKNIVVGDESLVVDGSVVKLEVEHITEDKIYAKITEVIGHINDPDIDILKIVAYHNWPDPNMDELEKSVADIKIDYDYERVSRLDLKDKLVVTIDGKDAKDLDDGISLEVIDGKYHLGVHIADVSLYVKEDSLIDKEAYKKSTSVYMANRVIPMLPHKLSNDLCSLNPHEEKLTLSCLMVIDSNGKVVEYDIRKTIIESKYRLNYDDVNLLIEKNKSLGNEELDNLLLTMNELALKLTDVRKKRGELEFDSEEIKFVFNKDNKIVKVYPRKTGQAEELIESFMLAANETVAFHMEINEFPSIYRIHEKPDETKLDEALDKLGRLNVTYNKKAIRNSKELQKILKSVKGTEREFIVNMILLRSMQRAKYDKNPLGHFGLAARYYTHFTSPIRRYPDLILHRIIKKLVLAEDNSLKKFNYFDNILDDVAKHTSVQERVAIDIERDVIQLKSCEYLLDKIGEVFEGQIIQIMKSGIFVRLKNGIEGFVNMKNNYRNSTYDPVVLGYYANGKLYKMGDKIEVELISVDMIEREIDFIIYNKQQKGKKPNENNFKKQNRKL, encoded by the coding sequence ATGAAGAATGTATATTTAAAATTTCATGAATTAAAAGAGAGAAAAGTTCATGAGGATGAATTAGGTAAACTAGATTTACAAGAATTAAAATATTTATATTATGATTCACCATACTATATATTAAAAGATAATATCTTTATAGGTTCAGTTGATAAAAAAGAAAACTTTGCTTTTTTACGTCAACCAGATGAAGATATTTATATTGATAAAAAAGAAATTAGAAGTTTAATGAGTAATGATATTGTTTTAGTGGAATTAAAAAAAGGTGAAGCATATATTAAAGAAATCTTAAAACGAGGATTAGAAATAATTATTGCTACAGTTCAAAGAAGAAGAAAATCATTTAAGTACTTTACTGACAAACCACTATTTAAAAATATTGTAGTTGGTGATGAATCATTAGTTGTTGATGGAAGTGTTGTAAAGTTAGAAGTTGAACATATAACAGAAGATAAAATCTATGCAAAGATAACTGAAGTTATTGGACATATTAATGATCCAGATATTGATATATTAAAAATAGTTGCATATCATAATTGGCCAGATCCAAATATGGATGAACTTGAAAAGTCCGTTGCAGATATTAAAATTGACTATGATTATGAAAGAGTTTCAAGATTAGATTTAAAAGATAAACTTGTTGTTACAATTGATGGTAAAGATGCAAAAGATTTAGATGATGGAATCAGTTTAGAAGTGATTGACGGAAAATATCATTTGGGTGTTCATATTGCTGATGTATCATTATATGTTAAAGAAGATAGTTTGATTGATAAAGAAGCATATAAAAAATCAACAAGTGTTTATATGGCAAACAGAGTAATTCCAATGTTACCTCATAAACTATCAAATGATTTATGTAGTTTAAATCCACATGAAGAAAAATTAACACTTAGTTGTTTAATGGTTATTGACAGTAATGGTAAAGTGGTTGAGTATGATATTAGAAAAACCATTATTGAATCAAAATATCGATTAAATTATGATGATGTTAATCTTTTAATCGAAAAAAATAAATCGCTTGGAAATGAAGAATTAGATAACTTATTACTAACAATGAACGAATTAGCGTTAAAACTTACTGATGTAAGAAAAAAACGTGGTGAATTAGAATTTGATAGTGAAGAGATTAAGTTTGTTTTTAACAAAGATAATAAGATTGTTAAAGTTTATCCAAGAAAAACAGGACAAGCAGAAGAATTAATTGAGTCATTTATGTTAGCAGCAAATGAAACTGTTGCATTCCATATGGAAATTAATGAGTTTCCAAGCATTTATCGTATTCACGAAAAACCAGATGAAACAAAACTAGATGAAGCGTTAGATAAACTTGGAAGATTAAATGTTACTTATAATAAGAAAGCAATAAGAAATTCTAAAGAACTTCAAAAGATTTTAAAAAGTGTTAAAGGAACTGAAAGAGAATTTATCGTTAATATGATTTTACTACGTTCAATGCAACGTGCAAAATATGATAAAAATCCGTTAGGACACTTTGGACTAGCGGCACGTTACTATACGCATTTTACATCACCAATTAGAAGATATCCTGATCTTATCTTGCATCGAATAATTAAAAAATTAGTTTTAGCTGAAGATAATAGTTTAAAGAAGTTTAACTATTTTGATAATATTTTAGATGATGTTGCTAAACATACATCTGTTCAAGAAAGAGTAGCAATTGATATTGAACGTGATGTTATTCAATTAAAATCTTGTGAATATTTATTAGATAAAATTGGAGAAGTATTTGAAGGGCAAATAATCCAAATAATGAAAAGCGGTATATTTGTAAGATTAAAAAACGGAATTGAAGGATTTGTCAACATGAAAAATAATTATCGCAATAGTACTTATGATCCGGTTGTTTTAGGATATTACGCTAATGGGAAATTATATAAAATGGGTGATAAAATTGAAGTTGAATTAATCAGTGTTGATATGATTGAAAGAGAAATAGATTTTATTATTTATAATAAGCAACAAAAGGGGAAAAAACCAAATGAAAATAATTTCAAGAAACAAAACCGCAAACTATAA
- a CDS encoding patatin-like phospholipase family protein, protein MRIGLALGGGGAKGSYQLGVLKALEEFNLLDKITYITGTSIGAINTMLLMNYNNIEDVIKAWDNIDNRLVYKSGLRLFSNGLYDLSPLFKKMSSLVSEKNIRKSKFECYITAAKVKDKEMRFGHFQTSNLELEIFHLNNYVMPKNAVLASASIPGVFGSTDILGNTYVDGGLLDNYVVEPLIEKKCDVIFVIPLDNYYDLSQYLNENNLIINFSSKTIFHDSRVLDIIDAIRFTRSRINERFLYGYLAAKRILKKMKKEGILDSNYSINLQNKIIGLEQEEELKILKKVKQGLKIYG, encoded by the coding sequence ATGAGAATAGGATTAGCTCTTGGTGGTGGCGGAGCAAAAGGTAGTTATCAACTTGGTGTTTTAAAAGCATTAGAAGAGTTTAATCTTCTAGATAAAATTACATATATAACTGGCACATCAATTGGAGCGATAAATACCATGCTATTAATGAATTACAATAACATAGAAGATGTTATAAAAGCATGGGATAATATCGATAATAGATTAGTTTATAAAAGTGGACTTAGATTATTTAGCAATGGATTATATGATTTAAGTCCACTTTTTAAAAAAATGTCTTCGCTTGTTAGTGAAAAAAATATTCGAAAATCAAAATTTGAGTGTTATATTACAGCAGCAAAAGTTAAAGATAAAGAAATGAGATTTGGACATTTCCAAACTTCAAATCTTGAACTTGAAATCTTTCATTTGAATAATTATGTAATGCCTAAAAATGCTGTTTTAGCATCAGCATCAATTCCTGGTGTTTTTGGTAGCACAGATATTTTAGGAAACACTTATGTTGATGGTGGATTACTTGATAACTATGTTGTTGAACCCTTAATAGAAAAGAAGTGTGATGTTATCTTTGTAATACCACTTGATAATTACTATGACTTAAGTCAATATTTGAATGAAAATAATCTGATTATCAATTTTTCTTCAAAAACTATTTTTCATGATAGTAGAGTACTAGATATTATTGATGCTATTAGATTTACACGTAGTAGAATTAATGAACGTTTCTTATACGGTTATTTAGCAGCTAAAAGAATACTAAAGAAAATGAAAAAAGAAGGTATTTTAGATAGTAATTATTCAATTAATCTTCAAAATAAGATTATTGGTTTAGAACAAGAAGAAGAACTAAAAATATTAAAAAAAGTGAAGCAGGGATTGAAAATTTATGGATAA
- a CDS encoding DUF1653 domain-containing protein, producing MNEVKINGIYRHFKGDYYLVLDIATHSETLEKYVVYRALYNDNSLWVRPYDLFVEEVNKKDQKYRFELQEIKSKK from the coding sequence ATGAACGAAGTAAAAATAAATGGAATATATAGACATTTTAAGGGAGATTATTATCTGGTTTTAGATATTGCAACACATAGTGAAACTTTGGAGAAATATGTTGTCTACCGGGCATTATATAATGATAATAGTTTATGGGTTAGACCATATGATTTATTTGTTGAAGAAGTAAATAAAAAGGATCAAAAATATCGATTTGAACTACAAGAAATTAAAAGTAAAAAATGA